The Gambusia affinis linkage group LG05, SWU_Gaff_1.0, whole genome shotgun sequence region AAGCACAGTGCGCATCTGAATCCGTTCAGTgcgtctccctctctctctttctctgacGCGGGGGGCATGCCCTCTAAATAAACTTTAGAGCTCATAGGGAGAGGAGAGAgatagacagagagagagagacagagagagagacaagagagagagagagagcagaaggcTGAAGTCATCAAGGGAGTGAATGGGTCCTGCACGCAAAGCAGAAACGCGCTGAAACTGCGGAGATTTACTTTGGTTCACACAcggtgaagcagcagcaggaggaggtgtCGGCTTTACAAGACCTGCGAAACTCTCTGCTGGGAGATCAGTTTTAATGATTCCTCGTTCtgattgagattttttttttttttttttgtctgagtttatttgtttgcctgttttactttatttatgtgCTTGCGCCTGTTGAGTGCTCCAGCTGATGCTGAGCTGAATAAGCGCGCCTGACGCAGTAAACGTAGCCACACAGAGAGATGAGCACGGCGCATCTCTCTACCAGAAGAGAGGAGAGGGTTCCCTAATTTGGAGTTCGGACGAATGGATTTAACTTTTCAGGCTTCTTTGGTGTTCCACTAAAGCCTTCCTAGCGTCTCTATTCGCCTCTTTTTTAAAACTCGCATACTGATCTTTAATTCTGTTACTGCGTATGTGCGCAACAAATGAAATTggagtttgtttcttttagcgcgtttttctcccttttcttttttttaaaggaaatgtttccCATCTCTGAACGGATAACGGACCTCTAACGAGGACTTGTCTTCTCGGCACATATGTGGACCCTATTCAGGATGTTACAGTCTAAACGGCCCAGGCATCATTGGGCCACGGTACGCCACAGCCACCACATAACACCACACAGCTGGGCTGCGTCCTGCTGCGTTTAGGAGTTTTCCGAGCTTCAACCTCTTTTTAGGCGgaggaaaacatttacacacaaaaaaaattaaaagaaaaagaaaaaacgccaACTTGTTTTGGTGAACATTGACATTGGCTTTAGGAGTCTCACCTCTGGGCTACTATGCAATTGCAACTGATCTCCTTTGTTCTGATCATCTGGAACTGCATGGATTACTCTGGTTGTCAGCCGCACAGCAGCTCCAGGCACCGGCAGCACAAAGGTGAGTAGATCGGCGTGATGGCTGACGTTTAGGTCAAAATATGgttggaagaaataaaatatctatttttttttaattcattcatttatggAATGTTGTTCAAATTCTTCCCTTTTTGTTGTCTATGTTTTAAACTTAGAAATCTATGGTAAATTTTCCCGCATCATTGTTTAACGTTTTGTAAATTTAACCAACgttcattattttactttttttcttcgtGCCTTTTCCAGGTCCAGAAGATTAGCGTGTATTATTTAGGTTTGTGtagaatatttttacacttACAACTCATTCAACAATATCCTTCCCGCTTAATATGGTCGCCGATGTAATAGACAGGACTGAATAAGCTTGAGACGTGTCTGAAATGCACtgccttgttttctttcttttgtgttttatgaaataGCAACAATGACATCTGCAGCATTTCCGTCTGgagactgttttctgttttgcacaACTTTCTGTTACATCacctttgttttattgtgattgAACTTAATTGGGTTGATCAAACGAGTGTGGAGCCACTCGCAGTCCAGCAGCTGCCGCTCTGCGCTCGAGCTCCAGCTTCCTGCGTCGCTCTCTAGCGGCGAGCGCAGCAAATTTCAGGCATGAACTTTATCCAGTCCAGACGCCACGAGTTGAATATCCCACTTTTCATCTCATTATTGGGAGATATTTCTCCAGATGACGGCTGCAGTCATAGAATCTGAACTCCTCTTGTGACTGTTAATGCAAAACTGTCAGCAGGAGTGAGATGCTCCATCAGGCTCTGCTGGTATTTCTTCTCCCATCTATCTCCCAGAAGTCCAACATCATGTCTCATTTCTAGGGCTCTGACCAGGCCTCTCTTCTCTGAAATAAGTATGGACTAAACTTTCTTTCGTTcattctttcttcctttctttcttttctattctgCCCACGCACTTTGCAGCACTGAGGGTCTCCAGATGGGCTCTGTGACTGATTCTGCTTGAGGAGAGCAGCGATAACTTGAATATTCTACGTATCACTTGTCAGCATATCTGAAAGCTATTTTTGATATTAAAGCTCTGATTTGGACAGCAGGGATAgttctttatttgaaatgtttctgtaatgaCCATCAGTGCAGTGCCAAAAGTGCACAACTAGCCATATCTCATTTCATGGGTTCCCAATTATGCATGCCTTCTTATTTCTTGTCcatcaaaaactgaaaagtgtggtgtgcatttgtattccgCTCCCCTGACTCAAGAACCTCTTAGTTTTGCTCATTCTCATTTGCAACATAGCTCGAGCTCAGTCTAAATCTTCGGTGAACATTGGTTTTCGAATGCTGTCTCACATTGTCAGTCACCTTTAGATTTCTAACATGTGAATGTGCTTCTGTCTACTTTAGTCTCACGTCTTTCAGAGTCAACCATTTGTGTTTGTCATGGGTTGACCTGCATTTAGCTTCATGCATCTCCTCAACAGTTCCAGCTTCTTTTCACGTCCCTGCAGAAGAAAGGCATCTCCGCAGCATGACGCTTCCACCACCAAGTTTGAACACAGGGATTGTGGATGCAGGGCGTAGCGAAACCTCGTCCACATGTTCTCTGTATCCCTCATGGCTTACCGCAAACTTTCAACTGGagtttttacttctttcttcCAGCCGTGGCTTTTAACTTTTCACTCTTTCATAAAAGCCAGATTTAAGAAATCCACTACTGCCGGTCTCCACTAAGAAACCATGTAGTTAATAACTTCCtacaagaaaattttttttttttttttaatttaggaagtatttttggtctagttccGAGTGCAAAAATCTCAGTAAACGTAAATTAAGTCAATACTGACTTATAAGTAAGTATGTAAGTTTTCAGCATAATacaaaaagcttgttttaagccagtagtttcttaatattgatgaaaaagtggcactttttcatcaaagatAAACAATGTCACTTATAATAAGACAATTAAGTTGTGGAACTAGCACGTTTTATAAATACTACAGaagaattgacttaaaacaagttcccattgtttgtggaaaaattagttgtaagttatttttgtctatttcaagagtactaagatatttaaactagaaactaaagaaaaaatacttggtaaaaggTTGTGTTTCTGTAGTGTAAAGATTGGAACATTGGTTTATAACcaaattgtgattttaatttctttctaagCTTCTCCCTGTCCTGTCTGGtcttcatgttgctgtttgGTCACTGATGTTCTTCAATAAAACTGCTGTGTTCCTACTGAGAATAAATTAAACACGGGCCTGCTCTTTGGTGCACCTTGTGAAGCTCAATCAGTAAAATCCAAATGAAGATGATTACTGACTGAAACTgtccacacatttttttttttaaaaagttccagGAGCGTAAACGATGTTGCGTGTACAAATATGCGGCGTTCTTTGTACTCTGAGAGGTTTCAGGACCCTTAGCTGTTTATTTCCTCTACCCAGCACTAAGACCTCCCTCTGAACAGGGTTGGCAGGATGCAAACAGGAAGGTCATCTAGACAAAACCTTGGTTTATGATAGTTTTCCTCAAGAACAGACTATGCTGGCGGCATTCTGTGCAGAAGACAAATCTTAAGGCACCCATCAGGCGACCGCTGTCCAACACAAATAAACGAAGTGTGTTTTCAGTCTGAACCCATTCAGCTGCCTTTCAAAGCATCCCTTGGTCCACGTGATTCTGCTTCGTAGATGAGAGAGCAACATCACCTTCATTCTTACATAGAGTAGAGTGCAGTCACCTAACCTTTCCACGGGCCAATAGATAGTTAATTTAACATCTCCACAAACTCCCTCCCTGGATGCAGATATCCTACACTTTTAGGGAGGTTGGAGGGATTGTTTTGGGGAATGAGTACAGACCAGGAGGGACAAAAAGGGTAATAGGACTCAGAGGAGAGTCATTGACCTCTCAGTTAACAGAGCAGGATTACCAAGCAGTAGACAGAACCCAAGCCACAAACGTCCAGTGTGCAATTAAGATGATGATgcctacaaaaaaaatttaattctggGCTCAAgtagtgtgtgtgcgtgcacgaGTCACTGGTGATGTTTGCATGATACAATGTAGAAGAAAGATACACTTGtgtaaaaactctttttttgtgACACGTTTGGACACTTAAAATGAGCTATGAGCTTTCCTAAGATATTTTCCTAAGgctcatttttgttgttgaaatgcaATGAGATTACTTCATCTCCCAgatgtgaataaaatataagaTTAAACATCAATATGTGAACAATCCCAGATAAATAGgtttacattttcatataaCTGCCCATCTAACACAATCGCTTAAGTGTTTCTTCTGTCATTTCATAATTCAAACAAAGATGAAAACCTGCTCATTTCCCATGTATTCGTCTTCCTTGGTGCGCTACAGAGATGCAGGCAGTCTAGCTGAGGCTTAGCCTGCCTGAATTCCTGTCTCTGAGCAGCTTAGCAGGAATGCAAGTCGGCCTGTGGACGGCTCTTGTAAAGACAGTCAGGATATTTCAAACAAAGTTTCTATGATCTATGATGAACTGGCAGCTAAGGCCTGAATTGAGAAATACACAAAGTTTATAAGGCATTTCCATGCGACGGAGGAAAACCAAACCCTAATCCTAACCCTACCATGACGCACTGCTGTACCTTATAAACATCATTAGGGATGGTGACGGAGAATTAACTCAACTCCATAATTTATCTGTATCTGGTTTAGTCATTTTGACTTCTAAGGTTTGGGATGATCCTTCAGgtaaagagaaaagaacagagaaaaccaTTACTGTAATGCTAGCTACTGCTGCATTGCGGCATTATGCACGCTGTTGTTCAGGCGTGATCTGCATGATCGATGTACTCAGCCTGATTTCATGACATAACTTGTAGCAGCTACACTGATCTTTTTTATGCAAAGTTGAAATTTCAAGTCAGAGGTCTAAAACCTGCTGTTGACGTGAATAAATGTTTACGTCCAATTGTTGATGTAAGAGTTCGGGGTGTGCATGACTGGGTGAATAACACCCACAGTGAAGTGTTTcacatttagcttttttgttaattattgtTCATTCTTATGATGTTTATGttgaaaacaacagataaaGCTCGATTGATGAGTCCTTGCTACAGACTTCAGAGATGTAGATGTTGAAGAAACTGCATATTTTTAGTGGCAGCTGTAACAAAGTAGGGGAGTTATGGTATTAACTTCAGCTTCTCCCTAACACATATTGATGTGCCACTGAGCAAGGCACTTAGCCCTAATTTTGCCTTCTGCTCTGCTGATCAATGTATAAGAAGAGTACGAACATTGTGGCTTTGTGAATCAAACTCTGTTGCAGGATTGATTTGACTGGTCAGTATGATTAGAAAACCCATATAAAGGTTCAGTCcatttattctttgtttacTAAAGGCAGCTGTGCAACAAATAATCCACCaatatgtctttattttgttataaagGTTGGATGCAGTGTTTAAGGTTGAAATGCAGAGGGGTCTCATGTGTGCAGTAGTATAATTTCGTAAAGACTTGAATATATGTTTTGAAACATCTACactgtaatttcatttttactacAAACTAAAATCAGAGTTGTCAGACTGGCTCTTAGTTAAGTGGGACGGGTTGCCACTTATGATGGTATCTATGTGTATTATCTTCACCTCTGTTGTGTATCTGCCTTTCATTTCAATGACATTGTAAATTATgttgtatttggtaaaaaaaaaaaaaagcacaagtcTGGTAATTTAGTATTCACCATTTTTTGGACAAGGTGCAGACAGTTAGAGCATGAGCATCACAGATTAGAAATGCCATATATACATTAAACAAATGATTTATGCAGATGTTCTGTTTGCAATGTTTTACTCAGCTCGGTATGTCAAATGCTTGAAATGTCTCCAGCTACTAGCTGTGATGCCTGATTACGTTCTGATTAAGTTAACTAATCATTTCTTGTCTGGTTAGGGGCTTTCAAagaccatttatttttttatttcaatttttgaCTAAGTGACACTATTTGATGTTTGACAAAATCAGGACTTAACCTGTCATGCATTTTTCAATAGGCCAGCATCAACTGCATCTGAAAGTGTGAGACTGAATTATGAGATCTTTTGCCTCTGATAGAACTTGTAAAACCAATCAACAAGTTGCCATGTATCTGGTCAAACCCCTGGAGTTGCACTTTTCTCACATGTAATCTTAGTGTTTCATTTATCATGATGAAAGTTGTCTGTTTCTGTCCACAGCGATGACCGGTGGCAGCTCGGGGTGCCAGCAGAGTGGCTGCCTGACCTGCTCGGACTACAATGGCTGTCTGTCCTGCAAGCCTCGTCTCTTCATGCATTTGGAGAGGATCGGGATGAAACAAATCGGGGTGTGCATGACTTCCTGTCCTCCTGGCTTTTACGGCACCCGGTCCCCTGAGAGAAACACCTGTACGAGTGAGTAAAAAGCTAGCACCAAGTTGAGAGAAACACGATGGAGTGCTTTAGCTGAAGTCTAAACCCAACTTTGACTGAATGATAGAAGCGTTgtgttggattttcttttatggtttttatgTAAAAGGGATAGTAGAATCATTAAACCTACcccaagctttttttttctttttttctttttttttttttacattttgtcacattacaaattgcacgtgatgatgatgattatttatttcagacagacatttcaccaacaaaacataataatgaTAAAGACTTTCATGTTTCTAAGTGTAAATACAATACCTTACTATTAAATTTACATGCtcaaatacatgaaaatatacCACTTACTCAGTGACTGTGAGTCTGAAAAGAAGTATGAtgaagtttatttacattttatagtttgcatttttattcagctctGTTTACTCTAAagaaatccagtgcaaccaattgccttcaggTGTCCAATAACTGGTAAACGAATACTTTACATGATCGTGACCACATCACTCTATATTTGGTAGCGATGTGAAAATATGAGGAAATGTTCAAGTGCTACGAACACTTCTGTAGGCATTTCAGATTTGCGTTACACCAACGGCATTTGCTCTTATTTACTTCTAAGACTAACTCCAACATGGCAGTATGAACAAATATACTGAGAAAATTTGATTCCTTGCTACAGCCAGCCATCAACCTACGAAACACCAACCTACCTACGGATGTTTTAATAGTCattgatggtgttttttttgtttgtttgtttttttttatcagagtgCAGGTCGGAGTGTGACTCGTGCTTTAACAAGAACTTCTGCACACGCTGCCGAATGGGGTTCTACCTTCACCTGGGCAAGTGCCTGGACAGCTGCCCTGTAGGCATGGTCCACAGTGATGCACAGAGGGAGTGCATTCTCAGTGAGTGTCTCATTTTTACGTTTTTCAAGGCTTTTGGGAAAATAGTGGGAATTTCTTGAAGTTTGCTGAGCTCAGTTGTGCGACCGTGCCTGCAGGATGCTCTGCGGAGTGTGAGTCATGTGTGAACAGTGACACATGCACCCGGTGCCGGCCTGGCCTTTATCAGATGAATGGAAGGTGCCACCTTATCTGTCCAGATGACTATGAGCCCAATGACAAACTAATGGAGTGCACACCACAAGGTAAATCCAGAGTGAGAGGGTTAGCACGAATAACAGTCCAAAAATGTCTTTGATAACTCTGCAATATAAAAGGAACATAAACGATGGGCtgaatttacatatttgtaaagGATATGTATGCTTAGTGACAGTAACTAAACACAGATTTAGTTTCTGTCCCCCCATCTCCATAATGTAGCATTAACAAATATTAAGTTTgcttcctttcctctttttatacattaatctgtgaacattttgtaatttctagtaaaaaattaaatcaaagagATAGCAAATACCAAGTGCAAGTCAAAATCCCTAAAGGCCAAAGCACACCTTATGGAGATTCTTTCTAAGTATTTGGTCTGTAATTTGCATCAAATAAGATTTTTTCAGGTGTTTTCATCCACAATTATGTCTAACTACAAACATAAACCGCAGTGAATTGGAATTTGGGTTAAGAAGAGGTTAATTTCTAGGACCAAAAGaatcaaaacagcaaaatagCAACATGTAAGCAggtattaaatatacttttcagattttacaggCTTCAGACTGATCCAACATGAAGCCCCAATTtttttgattgtgttttctgttggtGTTACCGTACGTTTTATTCGAATCTTAAATGTCGGGTTTTCATCCACTTTAAGTGGAAAATTATCATAATtatcagaaataaaagtttgaaaatatcagTCAAATTAATGAAccttttactgaaataaatataactgtTAATTTATTGAGATACGCCTGCGTCTTTTATTGAGACTGGGCATAAACGACCACAATAGTAGTGCCTGATTGGGAAAAGTAATACATGGTGTTCAACATATTTGCCACCTTTAGTCAGacacttctaaaaaaaaaaaaaggatatgcACTGATTACCTAAGTTCTAATTAAGTTCTAATTAATAAACTCAGTCTAGTTATATGTGTATAAACGCACTAAGACATGATTGTCAACCTAAACTGACAAGCTAAGCAGGGAGCGGTGACTGTGGAGGGGCGGTATAGATCTACCGCTCAGGTACGAGAATATGTCATCGGGGGGATTGTGTTGTGTGCTACATATATCTGGCACAAAGGCCTCAGCTAGactgaaatgtgaaatgtgaaaatgttttagatgaaTGAATATACTTTGTGCTTAAGAAACGGAGACAAACTTAGTCCTCACTGTCACCTCTCCCTCTCCGTGTTTCCTCTGTTAGTGCACTGCGAGGTGGGCGAGTGGAGTGAGTGGAGCCCCTGCTCTCGGTCAGGCAGAACCTGCGGCTTCAGACGGGGCCAGGAGACCCGCACAAGGCAGGTCCTGCagtatccatctccgtttggCAATCCCTGCCCAGAGATCTCTGAGGTCAAAGAGTGTCTGGTCAAGAAAAAGAGATGTCCAGGTGAATAAAACCTCCTCgctgtttctctctcctcatTAAAGAACCCTCCGGGCCAATGTGACTCTAAAAGCTGTACGTATCGATTAAAGCCACCAATCCAGCCAATGGTAATGGCTCCCAATCCTTCAGGTTCACTGCCAATGCTGTGTTTGGAATACATGGCTCAGTTTCAGCTCTATGCATTCCAGACCGCTCTGCTTCAGTTTGTACAACCAGAACAAGCCTGTCTTCCGCTCAGGACTCTGGCTGTTTACTCAGACGACTGTCATTGTGGCTGCAGTCAGGACAGTGGGGGGAGCAAACAAAGGACGGTGCCTATTGCGGgatgttttgtatattttgtgtgggttttttcttttcccctccagACCCCACTTTAGGTTTGAAACAGTGAAAGCCTCTCTCTGTGCTCTTAGTAAACAGGGATGATTCCTAATGAACGGTGTGAAAACTGCTTTCAGACAGGGTTCGtctttttgaaatttgcagcCTGTGGCACTTTTACAACCACTTGGAAGATaggtgttttttgggggggttttttgggaGGGGGTTGGTGCAATTGTGGGTACCGAGGTGGTCGGTCGTTGGCTATGGCTcgttgtggggtttttttgtcctctGGGGGTTCTGCAGGTTTACATGACAGATTGCAGTCAGGGTAGGAGGCTGAGATCCAGTCCCTTGGGGCCTCACACTTACAGAACAAACACTGTgcttgtgtttgtatgtgtgtgtgtgtcggcgtgtgcatgtgtgatgCGGCAAGAAGCAGTTGGCTGTGGAGCAGAGACAGCCAGCTCAACATCAACATCCTCCTCTTGGGAGGCACGAGGCGACCAGGGGATCAGTATTGGTTTATCCCCACAGCTGCTAATACACACACGATAATTTGCtccatacacacatacacacacaataGCAGGACATATATGCCCAGCTAAAGCTAGGCTGTGTGTGCTTTAAACAGGCCAGACAACTGCACACGCTTCTAGGCGCTCAAATTCCAGCGCTCTAGAACTGATACGAGTTGGACTGGGAAATGTAACCTCAGTCTCCCATTTAATCACCGTCTGTCAGCATCTCAATGCACATCCCTTCACACACACGACCTTCATGCAGACACACGCCGAGGAAAGCCATCAGCGCTGCAGTGGCACTTTGATTCACTCAGACCAAGACCTGGGACTTTAATTTGGATTCGACTGAAACTGATGCAACCAGAGTGAGACGGAGAGAGCAGACCGCTCTTATCACTGCTGCCCTCATGATTACTCAGTTGCCTGATCTCCAAGAGACTCCACAGTGAATGGAGGCTAATTATCTGCCTCGGCGCATCCTCTCCTCGGTGTTTACGTTCTGCACACGCTAGGGG contains the following coding sequences:
- the rspo3 gene encoding R-spondin-3 gives rise to the protein MQLQLISFVLIIWNCMDYSGCQPHSSSRHRQHKAMTGGSSGCQQSGCLTCSDYNGCLSCKPRLFMHLERIGMKQIGVCMTSCPPGFYGTRSPERNTCTKCRSECDSCFNKNFCTRCRMGFYLHLGKCLDSCPVGMVHSDAQRECILRCSAECESCVNSDTCTRCRPGLYQMNGRCHLICPDDYEPNDKLMECTPQVHCEVGEWSEWSPCSRSGRTCGFRRGQETRTRQVLQYPSPFGNPCPEISEVKECLVKKKRCPGTRRKSDRKERRNRNNRKDKESQEGRRERKRERDAGEREDSDNRNKTENRHRRGHDSQTIPPEDGLVQ